The nucleotide sequence CAGAAGCCCCGAGGTGTCACTAAGCCAAGGTATCATTTTCACCCTTAAGTGAGGAAGTTGGCTGAGCACCCACATACACCAGAGTACCGACCACGTTCCCTTCAAACACGGCTCACTTAACATTCCTAAACCCTGCAAAGGGGAGGTGTTACCTCGTCTCCTGAGGATGGCCCTGAATGTAGAGGAGTCACGGGAGCTGCCTGCATCACCCACCAGTGACTCTTCACTCCCCACGTTTTCCCCGAGGGCCTGATGTGCACTGAGCTGGGGAAGCCCTGCCAAGATAAACTCTCCTTCCCAAAGGCCACAGAGGACGGAAGGCCTCCGACACTGCCCACATCGAGCAGAAGGGACCGGGCAGAGAGGCATCTGTCCGGCTGACTGCTGTGCTCTGTGGGCAGATGGGGCCGCCCAAACACGGCTCCCCTTGTCACTTGGCAGAGGGGCCAGGCCACCATATACCAGACAGCTTTGCCCCACCAGCTTCTGCTGCTGGGCCAGCGCCCGGCACCATGAGCACAGCTGTGCATGCAGGCAGTGCTGGGACCTGTGCTCTGGCAGTCACAGCGGTCCTGAGCCAACAAGGGCCCTGGGGAGGAATTGGAACTCAGACCGTGGACAAGAAGGTATTGGCCAGGAGGGAACCAGGGCAGGTGCCAGGTCCTGTCCATGCTGGGATCTGAGATTCTAAGAGGTGGGTTAGGGGTAAGGGGACAGAGGCTGGCCCATGGGGTGAGGGGAGTTCATCAGAGGTGGGGAGGACAGGACAACCTGGGAAAGAGCAGAGCGTCCTCCCTAGCCTCAGTCTCTCCTGATGCAGTCCTCACCTCACTCGTAGACTCCGGAAGTCTCCCTTCGGTGAACACCTGGCCCCCGACTCCCAGGGCACTTCCCGAACAGCCAGTGCCACATCCCAGGCAGCCCCTGCTCTGCCCTTGGGGTCTGTGCCTGGCAGAAGGGTGGCTGACTTGGCCCCCCCGGCCTGggccccagctcctcctgcctggGACCAGCAGACACACCCACCCTGCGCCTGGCGGGCTGGTCATGCTTGTTCCCGTTGGTGATGGTGTGTTGGGAGGGAACTGTTTTAGATACCAATGTAAATCTCTGTCTACATCAATTCCACACGAGTTCAGTCATCATATGGGAAGGGAATCATAGCTGTGGGGGGCTCCATGCAGGACCCCGAGGGCCCCTGAGGCCAGTCTCTGTGGCCACAGCAAGGAGCATCTGCTTCAGCTAGTTGGACAAGACTCTCTCCTGCCCAGAAACAGGCAGAGGGACTTCCCCTGCTCCGCGCCTCTCATATCCCACACACCCGTGTGGACGGACACCTCAACGTCTCCCCTCAGCCCAGTGCCCACGGTGTTCCTGATAAGGGTTAAGCAGGAGCGGCCCCCTCTTCCCATGTCCATGTTGTAGGCAGCTGCCTTCTCAGCTCCCACCTAGTAGAACAAGAGCCAGCCAGCTCTCTCCAATCCCAGGATTTTCCAGGGATACTGATAACGATGGGAGGCCCCGAGAAGCCTCCCTAAAGCAGGCGGGGTCTTGTGAGTGGGTGGTGGGAGGGATCAGGGCTTTCCTCAGCATCTGTCAGTCCCCGGAGCATCTGAAGGGGCCCCCTAtaccaggaggaaaaagtggagCCAGCTCCTATGGGttcccagtgcctggcatctCCTGGTTCCCTCTGCCCTCCTTCACAGACACCCTCCACGGAGCAGCACAGCGCCAAGGACAGAGGCAGCAGCCCCAGAGCATTTTCCAACACAACtacatttattccatttacacATGAGGCCCCCAAGGGCTTCCCACCCGCTAGCCCCCTCCCCGCAGgccctcccttcctgccctccCTGTTCAgccaccctctccctcccctccctcctccaccctccaaagCTAAGGCCCAGCAAGATCAGCACTGGGGGAGAAGCAGCCTTTGCTTTGGGGCACCTGCTGCCATGAGGGTCTGAGAGTTCAGAGCCCCACCCTTGGGGACTGGCACCAGAGAGCCTGCCCCGCAGCGGCCCCTACTGGCTACAATGCCGCTTTTTCTTCCTCCTGGAGACCAAGGGGCCACCCCTTCTCTTTTGAGACTGTGAGGGGCCACCCAGCCCTGGAGCCAGGGATTGCTCCCCAGAGACCCTGAGCCCAGGCCCTGGGTCGGGCATCTTTTCAGCAGGGGATGGGCTTCCGAAGAGAAGTCGCTTCTTGGACTTGGTAACAGGAGAGGGTGCTGGGCTGAGGCCTCTTCTCTGAGCAGATGGCGACTGAAGAGCTCCCTGGGGTCCCCGCCCTCCTGGGCTGAGAAAGCTTGAGGAAGGGACAGGGCTCTGGGATAGCCTCCAGGGCCGCAGCCTGTGGTGGGAACCCACGACACACACCATGCCAGGGAGTTCCCTCTCCTCACTTGACCCCTTAGCCAGCCTGTGTGACTCCTTAACAGGAGAGGCTCCAGGGAGATCCAAGGTGTCCTTGGTtcccaggctggggcaggtgggtcTGTGGTCCTCGAGAGGAGAGGTTGGCTGGGCAGCCCTCAGCCCGGGGCAATCCTGACATCCCAAAAGCACAGCAGGGTCTTTGGACCTGGCCATGCCGGTGCACACTCTAGCCTGTCCCTGAGGGACCTGGGCAGCCGTCTGGGGTGGGCAGGTTTCCATGCCGATCCCTTGTTGGGGGTCAGGGGCGTCTCTCTCTGCTCCTTGGCGAGCTGCAAACTTAGAAGGACTTGAGTCCAAACAGGCCGTGCCATGACTAGGGGCTGCCCTCACACGCCGTTTCTCCTTCAAGGATAGGAGGCGCTTCTCCACTAGCTGCGGGAGGAAAGAGGCACTTAATGGTGCTGCCCCAGGTGTGAGCAGGGCCCAGGGTGGTGGAGACCAGGGCAGTTGGGCGGGAGACAGGGAAGTCTGAGGCATCTGGGCTTCGTGTCAGAGGGTGTGGCTCTGCCAGGCATCCCGTTGGGCCTCATTGCAGCTTGCATCCTGACTCCCCTCCCTGGCTCctctccgtcccactccctctgAACCTGCATCTTCCCACCCCAGAGTGACTCCCCAAGAAGCTGAGCATCCCCAGCAGGATGGGGTTAGACAATCAGGTGGGCCTTGTGTGCCGGGTCCCTCCTGCCTCTGGGTTCCCCTCCCTCCGCTGGTCTACCTGGGCAAGTGTGagttcttcctccttctccagctcCTGGCTTAGGGCCAGTAAATCCATCTGTGGATCTGGGGAAAGCAGTTCTTCCAGGAATGGGGAGTGAATGACGGCCTCCACctggaaacagaaggaagaagaCATGAGCTTCCTGGGCAGGGAGTAACCTGGAGCCAAGGACACCCAGAGGAGATGCAGAAAGCGGGGAGGGCCCTGTCCCCACCCTCCTGGGGCTGTCTCATATCATGGCGACCACCAGCTacacacacagaccacagacCTGGtggcatacacacatatacagacagagacacacaaaccacacatagacacacaaacaGATCCATATATGACACaggaaaagacacagacacaAGTAACACACATGCCACATtcacacccacacagacacacagtaaCAAatcacagacacaaacacacagcaACACATAGACACACGCAATCACATACACAGACACTCAAATCCACAGgaacacacccacccacccccctGCTGAGTAGCTAAGGAACAGAGCTTAATTCCAAGGGCCTGGGAGTGCCACCCCCTGGAATCCTGCAGATCCCAGCACTCCAGGCCAGCCCACCTTGGTGACAAAGTCTTCCTGGGAACACAGCTTGTCAATGTAGCTCAGGAGGCCCGGGTCTGGAGTCATCCCATCCTCTTCCTGTGGCTGCTCCACTTCGCCATCTTCACATTGTCCCTCGGGCTCCCCTGTGGCCCCAAGGTGAGACCCCAGCAGCTCCTCCATGATGTCCACATACTCCTGCACCACTTCAGGGGGGATCTCCTCAGGGACCTTGGTCTCTGCTGGTCGCTGGGGCCTGGGTGGTGACAGGTGGTCCTTGGTCTCCGCTGGCCACTGGGGCCTGAGTggtggcaggcaggcaggcggggcCTTGGGGCCAGCCTTGCTGGGAAGGTAcactgaggcagagagggaggaggccgggcgtggtgaggGCCGCTCCTCCTGCCTGCACCACACAGGGGAGGGCAGGGCTTGGGGATGTGAAGTGGGTCCCAGCTGGGTCAGGACCACCTGAACCACAGCGCCCTTGGAGGAGACACGCAGGAGGGGCACATCTGAGACAGCATCGCTTGGGAGGAAGTTTGGAGCCAACAATATGCCATGTACTCTCCCCGCTCATCCCTGCTTCCTGGGTAGAGCATATGTGGAGTTTTGGACGGGCGAGGGGAGAGAGTAAGTAGGAAACCTGACCAAGTCAATACCCCGCTTCGTGATCACAGGCCGCCCACGAAGTAGGTATTGACCAGGTCAGTACCCAACATACACTCCCAGAAGCTGTCCTGTGGGGAGCAAACCCCCCTCTTGAAGGGAAGCAGGGGGTGTGGGGACAGTGGCCTCCCTTGGCCCCTTTAGCCTTTGCCATGGCTCCTATGGGAATGTGGGAAGCTGTACCTGGCTGCTTGTCCACCTCAGGGGCCGGGGATCCTTGAGGTTCAAGCCTCGGCGGGGCTGGAGGAGGCAGGCTCTGGGTCCCCTTCATCCACTGTGCTTTCTGCGTCTGCATCTCCTCCTCAGCCTCGAACTCCAGGAACCTGGGGGTGAAGGAGGCCCAGGCTGTGCGGAGAGGGTCCAGGCCCCCTGTCCCCAGGACCAGGCAGTGGCCGAGGGCAGGGATGCGAGGGACTGCCTTGGGTGGGCTGTCCAGGCCCTCACTGGGTCTCATCCCCCAGTCCCAGGAGGGAGCTGCTCCCAGAGTTCTGGGCTCACCCTCCCTCACCCGGCCCCTGCAGAGCCCATGGCATCAACAGGGCTTCCTGACTCAAGTCAGGGCCACGAGGCCCAGGAGGGTCCCAGGGGACCCCTCCTCCAGGTTTCAGCTGCCCAGGGGTGGGGTTGATGGCAGACGGCGTCAGGGATGATGCCCAGATGCAGGAGTCCTGAGGCTGGGACTGCGGGTCCCTGAAAGATAACCCAGGGGCACGAGGCCCGGGAGACCCCTGGTCGGGAGGAAGCAAAAGCTGAGCCCGGAGGACAGGGCCCCTTTCCCCTGAGgctgctgtctgtctgtctgtcttcacGGAGGGCACTGCCCAGGAGCAAAGGCGGTCAGGCCAGAGATGGGTCTCTGGTGTCCCGGGCGCAGGTCTCCTCTGACCCAACTCCCTGGCCAGGCTGGGATGGCAGAAAACCGACTTCTGGCCACTGTTGTGAGGAGCCTGCACCCCACTCTGTCTATAGTCACTAGCGCcccttctccccatccccacaGCTGGAGGTGACCCCCTCTGGGCTGTGACGCTGGCTGCTCCTGCCATGACCTCCAGTGTCAAGGCAGGGGTTGGCCCAGGCCAGGCAGGGGGTGCTTCCCAAGAGGGCAGGACAGAGACCCCAGAGCACTCTAGGTGGCAGGAGCAGCTTCCTGAAGGAGCCAGGGGCCCAGGGCGTCCTGTGTTTGTCCACACCCTCCTCATGCTCCATGCTGAGAAGCCACCACGGCCACCAGGCCTCCGTCATTCAGTCTCACTCTGCCCCGTGGGCCCTGCCCCCAGGACCCCAGACTCACTTTTCCGCCATCTCGTAGAAGATCATCCGGTCAAAGTTGCTCGTGTGCTGCCATTCGCGCACGGCCTGCCACAGTCCCTCCTCCAGCGTCATGGTGGGCTTCCACCGGGCCAGGGATCGGAGAACTGGGCTGTAAACCAGTGCAGTCAGCCCCAGTCTATAAGCCCACCCTTCATCCTGAGCCCACCTGGTCCCAACACCTGGCCCCTGTCCTCCCCATACCTGTCCTGCCATCTGTCCATGTCCTGTTCTCCCCCACGTGGGCTCCTCAGGCCCCAGGACACACCCCCAAGATCAAACATCAACACAAGCTACGGAGTGGCCTCTCCGACTGCCCCTCAAGTCCTCGGTGTTACGATGTTGAGAAGTGAGCTCAGTACTATGGGTGGAACATATGTGTCCCCAACATTCCCGTGCTGAAGCCCTGAG is from Macaca mulatta isolate MMU2019108-1 chromosome 15, T2T-MMU8v2.0, whole genome shotgun sequence and encodes:
- the NUTM2F gene encoding NUT family member 2F; translated protein: MTGKPEPCVVSSGTWKACLLLLSTLRTTKPLRDSSLTHGLGDACDADGWSNPFVEEQSIPCTLRDTCKRQSFPVTRPQLLGLPSDSPVTSEDQETPAHSSLSFVSTAYPVLGPGVTVNPGASLSVFTALPFATPAPGPAHGPPLVTAAVPPGGPLVLSAFPSTLLVAGQDGRGPSGAGASNVFVQMRTEVGPVKPPQAQTLVLTQDPLVWQAPGALCGGVVCPPPLLLAAAPGVPITSAQVVGSAQACEGGWSQGLPIPPPPPAAQMPPIVPPGNTGPWPEGAHGEGSLPPSQAKAPPDDSCNLKSVYENFRLWQRYKPLARRHLPQSPDTEALSCFLIPVLRSLARWKPTMTLEEGLWQAVREWQHTSNFDRMIFYEMAEKFLEFEAEEEMQTQKAQWMKGTQSLPPPAPPRLEPQGSPAPEVDKQPVYLPSKAGPKAPPACLPPLRPQWPAETKDHLSPPRPQRPAETKVPEEIPPEVVQEYVDIMEELLGSHLGATGEPEGQCEDGEVEQPQEEDGMTPDPGLLSYIDKLCSQEDFVTKVEAVIHSPFLEELLSPDPQMDLLALSQELEKEEELTLAQLVEKRLLSLKEKRRVRAAPSHGTACLDSSPSKFAARQGAERDAPDPQQGIGMETCPPQTAAQVPQGQARVCTGMARSKDPAVLLGCQDCPGLRAAQPTSPLEDHRPTCPSLGTKDTLDLPGASPVKESHRLAKGSSEERELPGMVCVVGSHHRLRPWRLSQSPVPSSSFLSPGGRGPQGALQSPSAQRRGLSPAPSPVTKSKKRLLFGSPSPAEKMPDPGPGLRVSGEQSLAPGLGGPSQSQKRRGGPLVSRRKKKRHCSQ